Proteins encoded together in one Streptomyces sp. NA04227 window:
- a CDS encoding sensor histidine kinase, with product MNLLLRRWSRLVLGVLLGALTAPVELLFVLVGGGWLGLAPGRGTGGSGSGNGAWVHRSAQWLAVREQRRIGRYHETETPVPRLRAGGRALAYLAVRWMLGLLGGAVLLTVLLSLGYSSFLLWGWFVIGRLNHPGTVLLTAFTGLFALFLSAQGVRQVAVWDEQLLRNRLGPDDRQLLERRIGELAATRAGVIEAVDDERRRIERDLHDGVQQRLVALGMLIGRARRATDPAKSDALLRQAHEESREALTELREVAWRVYPAALDDSGLTAALESVAERSGIPVDLTTDLLGQLAPSTQTVAYFVVAEAVTNAAKHSGATRVTARVVQEDRTLHIRVRDDGSGGADPTGGGLTGLARRVAALDGRFAVDSPAGGPTVLTAEVPCGATASNRADSTPTRSTPT from the coding sequence ATGAACCTGCTGCTGCGCCGGTGGTCCCGGCTCGTACTCGGGGTCCTGCTCGGCGCCCTGACGGCCCCGGTGGAGCTGCTCTTCGTCCTCGTCGGCGGCGGATGGCTGGGGCTCGCCCCGGGCCGAGGCACCGGCGGCAGTGGCAGTGGCAACGGGGCCTGGGTGCACCGGAGCGCGCAGTGGCTGGCGGTCCGGGAGCAGCGGCGGATCGGGCGGTACCACGAGACCGAGACGCCGGTGCCTCGGCTGCGTGCCGGGGGCCGGGCGCTGGCCTATCTGGCGGTGCGCTGGATGCTCGGGCTGCTCGGCGGCGCGGTGCTGCTCACGGTGCTGTTGTCGCTGGGGTACTCCTCGTTCCTGCTCTGGGGCTGGTTCGTGATCGGCCGCCTGAACCACCCCGGCACGGTGCTTCTCACCGCGTTCACGGGGCTGTTCGCGCTGTTCCTCTCCGCCCAGGGAGTACGCCAAGTCGCCGTCTGGGACGAGCAGTTGCTACGGAACCGGCTCGGTCCCGACGATCGGCAGCTCCTTGAACGCCGCATCGGCGAGCTCGCCGCGACGCGTGCCGGGGTGATCGAGGCGGTGGACGACGAACGGCGCCGTATCGAGCGGGACTTGCACGACGGCGTGCAGCAACGGCTGGTCGCGCTCGGCATGTTGATCGGCCGGGCCCGCCGCGCCACCGACCCCGCCAAGTCGGACGCCCTGCTGCGCCAGGCCCACGAGGAGTCCCGCGAGGCCCTGACCGAACTGCGGGAGGTCGCCTGGCGGGTCTATCCGGCCGCCCTCGACGACTCGGGCCTGACCGCGGCACTGGAATCCGTCGCGGAACGCTCCGGCATCCCGGTCGACCTCACCACCGACCTCCTGGGTCAACTCGCCCCCAGTACGCAGACGGTGGCGTACTTCGTGGTCGCCGAAGCCGTCACCAACGCGGCCAAGCACTCCGGCGCCACCCGGGTGACCGCACGGGTGGTCCAGGAGGACCGGACCCTGCACATCCGTGTACGGGACGACGGTTCCGGTGGCGCCGACCCCACCGGCGGCGGGCTGACCGGCCTGGCCCGCCGGGTCGCCGCTCTCGACGGCCGGTTCGCGGTGGACAGCCCGGCGGGCGGCCCGACGGTACTCACGGCCGAGGTGCCGTGCGGGGCCACGGCATCCAACCGTGCTGACAGCACCCCAACTCGCAGCACCCCAACTTGA
- a CDS encoding nucleotidyltransferase family protein, translated as MSDPNAASRPTQAVVLAGGQGSRLRPYTDDRPKPMVEIPGTGTPIIGHQLAWLAEEGVTDAVVSCGHLAEVLQEWLESADLPLRVTTVVEKEPLGRGGGLKFAAAHLPHADRPWYATNGDIWTRFSLREMAAFHAERDAKATLALARPRIPWGAVETDAFGHITDFIEAPPSPYLINAGVYVFSASFTALLPDRGDHERTTFPRLARERSLAGFPIPHGAYWRAIDTAKDLTEAAKELAALAR; from the coding sequence ATGAGCGATCCGAACGCCGCCTCGCGTCCCACGCAGGCCGTAGTCCTGGCCGGTGGCCAGGGCTCGCGGCTGCGCCCGTACACCGACGACCGCCCCAAGCCCATGGTGGAGATCCCGGGCACCGGAACGCCGATCATCGGCCACCAGCTCGCCTGGCTGGCCGAGGAGGGCGTGACCGACGCGGTGGTCTCCTGCGGGCACCTCGCGGAAGTCCTCCAGGAGTGGCTGGAGTCGGCGGATCTGCCGCTGCGGGTGACCACGGTGGTCGAGAAGGAACCGCTCGGCCGGGGCGGCGGCCTCAAGTTCGCCGCCGCGCACCTGCCGCACGCCGACCGGCCCTGGTACGCCACCAACGGCGACATCTGGACCCGCTTCTCGCTGCGCGAGATGGCCGCTTTCCACGCCGAGCGCGACGCGAAGGCCACCCTGGCGCTTGCCCGGCCGCGCATCCCCTGGGGCGCCGTCGAGACGGACGCCTTCGGGCACATCACCGACTTCATCGAGGCGCCGCCGTCCCCGTATCTGATCAACGCCGGGGTGTACGTCTTCTCGGCGTCCTTCACCGCGCTGCTGCCCGACCGCGGCGACCACGAGCGCACCACCTTCCCGAGGCTCGCCCGCGAGCGCAGCCTCGCCGGTTTCCCCATCCCGCACGGTGCCTACTGGCGCGCCATCGACACCGCCAAGGACCTCACCGAAGCGGCCAAGGAGCTTGCGGCACTGGCACGTTGA
- a CDS encoding ABC transporter ATP-binding protein, which translates to MATVTFDKATRVYPGADKPAVDGLDIDIEDGEFLVLVGPSGCGKSTSLRMLAGLEDVNGGAIRIGTRDVTHLPPKDRDIAMVFQNYALYPHMTVADNMGFALKIAGVPKAEIRKKVEDAARILDLTEYLGRKPKALSGGQRQRVAMGRAIVREPQVFLMDEPLSNLDAKLRVSTRTQIASLQRRLGITTVYVTHDQVEAMTMGDRVAVLKDGLLQQIDSPRNMYDRPANLFVAGFIGSPAMNLVEVPITDGGVKFGNSVVPVSREALAAAADRGDTTVTVGVRPEHFDVVELGGAAAKSLSKEDSSETAGLAVQVNVVEELGADGYVYGSARVGGSDKDLVVRVGGRDVPEKGAELHIVPRPGETHVFSTSTGERLSD; encoded by the coding sequence ATGGCCACTGTGACGTTCGACAAGGCGACCCGTGTGTACCCGGGTGCCGACAAGCCCGCCGTCGACGGGCTCGACATCGACATCGAGGACGGCGAGTTCCTCGTCCTCGTCGGCCCCTCGGGCTGTGGAAAGTCGACCTCCCTGCGGATGCTCGCGGGTCTGGAGGACGTGAACGGCGGCGCGATCCGCATCGGTACGCGCGATGTGACGCACCTGCCGCCCAAGGACCGGGACATCGCGATGGTGTTCCAGAACTACGCGCTCTACCCGCACATGACCGTCGCGGACAACATGGGCTTCGCCCTGAAGATCGCGGGCGTGCCGAAGGCCGAGATCCGCAAGAAGGTCGAGGACGCGGCGCGCATCCTGGACCTCACCGAGTACCTGGGCCGCAAGCCCAAGGCGCTCTCCGGCGGTCAGCGTCAGCGTGTGGCCATGGGCCGCGCCATCGTGCGTGAGCCGCAGGTCTTCCTCATGGACGAGCCGCTGTCGAACCTCGACGCCAAGCTCCGTGTCTCCACGCGTACCCAGATCGCCTCGCTGCAGCGGCGCCTGGGCATCACCACCGTCTACGTCACCCACGACCAGGTCGAGGCCATGACCATGGGCGACCGGGTCGCCGTGCTCAAGGACGGCCTGCTCCAGCAGATCGACTCGCCGCGCAACATGTACGACCGCCCGGCGAACCTCTTCGTCGCGGGCTTCATCGGCTCCCCGGCGATGAACCTGGTCGAGGTCCCGATCACCGACGGCGGCGTGAAGTTCGGCAACTCCGTGGTGCCGGTCAGCCGCGAGGCGCTGGCCGCCGCCGCGGACCGCGGCGACACCACCGTCACGGTCGGCGTGCGCCCGGAGCACTTCGACGTGGTCGAGCTCGGTGGCGCGGCGGCCAAGTCGCTCTCCAAGGAGGACAGCTCGGAGACCGCGGGCCTGGCCGTCCAGGTCAACGTCGTCGAGGAGCTGGGCGCGGACGGCTACGTCTACGGCAGCGCCCGCGTCGGCGGCTCCGACAAGGACCTCGTGGTCCGCGTCGGCGGCCGGGACGTCCCGGAGAAGGGCGCCGAACTGCACATCGTCCCGCGCCCGGGCGAGACGCACGTCTTCTCCACCTCCACCGGCGAGCGCCTCAGCGACTGA
- a CDS encoding AraC family transcriptional regulator: protein MPYLDPTREISAKQEFTVVRNLLDALGDPPGLGLEIGIRYRLTAYGIWGFALLSSPTLRSAIEVGLRYIDLTFSFCRIDMRQDVREGRDEILLVLSAPDVPPELRRFFVERDAGAMQTLRQEIIATPMTLLRSEFAFPAPPPDVQARYDELLGQHVRFGAAENAVAIDPALLDLPLPLANADTAALTRTECRNLLARRHTRTGLAGQVRDALLVELPEPPNAERVAASLHMSARTLRHRLAAEGTSFRTLLDEVREHLAEELLVTGGLTVAEIAGRLGYRDLTGFSHAFRRWKGVGPQAFRTRRRGGSGLRAGA, encoded by the coding sequence CTGCCGTACCTCGATCCCACGAGGGAGATCAGCGCGAAGCAGGAGTTCACGGTGGTCCGCAACCTGCTCGACGCGCTCGGCGACCCGCCGGGGCTCGGCCTGGAGATCGGCATCCGGTACCGGCTCACCGCCTACGGCATCTGGGGCTTCGCCCTCCTCAGCAGCCCCACCCTGCGCAGCGCGATCGAGGTCGGGCTGCGCTACATCGACCTCACCTTCTCCTTCTGCCGCATCGACATGCGGCAGGACGTACGGGAGGGCAGGGACGAGATACTGCTGGTCCTCTCGGCGCCCGACGTCCCGCCCGAGCTGCGGCGGTTCTTCGTCGAGCGGGACGCGGGCGCGATGCAGACCCTGCGCCAGGAGATCATCGCGACACCGATGACCCTGCTCCGGAGCGAGTTCGCCTTCCCCGCCCCGCCGCCGGACGTCCAGGCACGCTACGACGAACTACTCGGCCAGCACGTACGGTTCGGGGCAGCGGAGAACGCGGTCGCCATCGACCCCGCCCTGCTCGACCTCCCCCTGCCCCTGGCCAACGCCGACACCGCGGCCCTCACCCGGACCGAGTGCCGCAACCTCCTGGCCCGGCGCCACACCCGTACCGGACTCGCCGGCCAGGTCCGCGACGCACTCCTGGTGGAACTCCCCGAACCCCCCAACGCCGAACGGGTCGCCGCGAGCCTGCACATGAGCGCCCGCACCCTGCGCCACCGCCTCGCCGCCGAGGGCACCTCCTTCCGCACCCTCCTCGACGAGGTCCGCGAACACCTTGCCGAGGAACTCCTGGTCACCGGCGGCCTCACGGTCGCAGAAATCGCGGGGCGCCTCGGCTATCGCGACCTCACCGGGTTCTCGCATGCTTTCCGGCGGTGGAAGGGGGTGGGGCCGCAGGCGTTTCGTACGCGTCGGCGGGGTGGGAGTGGGCTGCGGGCGGGGGCGTAG
- a CDS encoding SDR family NAD(P)-dependent oxidoreductase, with the protein MEVRQVIAEVGTVEVLFNNAGVVRGNKYFWETDSVRDTRFTIDINTLAPMFTAREFLPGMIASGTECRIINMASAAGLTSNPRTAAYCGSKWAAVGWSDSVRLELAQAGHRHVKVTTVCPYYIRTGMFEGAKAAPFLPLLDPRYVVDTVWKRMKKGDAFVVLPRTVLLNEVAKGLLPVGLRDFVIGRVFGVHRTMENFSGRAEQQK; encoded by the coding sequence ATCGAGGTACGGCAGGTCATCGCCGAGGTCGGCACCGTCGAGGTGCTCTTCAACAACGCCGGTGTGGTCCGGGGCAACAAGTACTTCTGGGAGACCGACAGTGTGCGGGACACCCGGTTCACGATCGACATCAACACCCTCGCGCCGATGTTCACAGCCCGGGAGTTCCTGCCCGGCATGATCGCCTCCGGTACCGAGTGCCGGATCATCAATATGGCCTCCGCCGCGGGACTGACGTCCAACCCGCGCACCGCGGCCTACTGCGGCTCGAAGTGGGCCGCGGTCGGCTGGTCCGACTCGGTCCGGCTGGAGCTCGCCCAGGCCGGGCACCGGCACGTCAAGGTGACCACGGTCTGCCCGTACTACATCAGGACCGGCATGTTCGAGGGCGCCAAGGCCGCGCCGTTCCTGCCGCTGCTCGACCCGCGGTACGTCGTCGACACCGTGTGGAAGCGGATGAAGAAGGGCGACGCCTTCGTCGTCCTGCCCAGGACCGTTCTCCTGAACGAAGTCGCCAAGGGGCTGCTTCCGGTCGGGCTGCGGGACTTCGTCATCGGCCGCGTCTTCGGCGTCCACCGCACCATGGAGAACTTCTCCGGCCGCGCCGAGCAGCAGAAGTAG
- a CDS encoding alpha/beta hydrolase, which produces MMATATTPRYYRDQQAWRDLRRYLPERLRLTDAAAPREEFWDWRGHQVHLDRYRDADAPAKVILHHGVGTNGRQMTLILGARLAARGFEVVALDNLGYGMTGVRPGTTPSYDDWVDLVVDFVAHERSGDDRPVVLYGLSAGGMLTYHVAAKAPKGSLSGIVGMTFLDQRIQRVRDETAHDLVGARLGIPLMSALAGTPAGRIKVPMSLAGKMSALANNREAMRKVLLKDRTAAATWVSFRFLASYGTYTPAVEPEDFDACPVLLTQPAEDRWTPLHLSELVLSRITKVPVTTVMLDNAGHLPLEDPGLRQMEDAIADFVTRCGGS; this is translated from the coding sequence ATGATGGCCACGGCCACCACACCCCGCTACTACCGGGACCAGCAGGCATGGCGTGACCTGCGGCGGTACCTACCGGAGCGCCTCCGGCTGACCGACGCGGCCGCGCCCCGGGAGGAGTTCTGGGACTGGCGCGGTCACCAGGTCCACCTCGACCGTTACCGCGACGCGGACGCACCGGCCAAGGTGATCCTGCACCACGGAGTCGGTACCAACGGGCGGCAGATGACGCTGATCCTGGGCGCCCGGCTCGCCGCGCGCGGTTTCGAGGTCGTCGCGCTGGACAACCTCGGCTACGGGATGACGGGGGTCAGGCCCGGCACCACCCCCTCGTACGACGACTGGGTCGATCTCGTCGTCGACTTCGTGGCCCACGAGCGGTCGGGCGACGACCGCCCGGTCGTGCTCTACGGCCTCAGCGCGGGCGGCATGCTCACCTACCACGTCGCGGCGAAGGCGCCCAAGGGCAGTCTGAGCGGCATCGTGGGCATGACCTTCCTGGATCAGCGCATCCAGCGGGTACGCGACGAGACCGCGCACGACCTGGTCGGCGCCCGGCTCGGCATTCCGCTCATGAGCGCGCTCGCCGGGACCCCGGCCGGCCGGATCAAGGTGCCGATGAGTCTGGCGGGCAAGATGAGCGCACTCGCCAACAACCGCGAGGCGATGCGGAAGGTCCTCCTCAAGGACCGTACGGCGGCGGCCACTTGGGTCTCGTTCCGTTTCCTCGCCTCGTACGGCACCTACACCCCGGCCGTCGAGCCGGAGGACTTCGACGCCTGCCCGGTCCTGCTCACCCAGCCCGCCGAGGACCGCTGGACGCCCCTGCACCTGAGCGAGCTCGTGCTGTCGCGGATCACCAAGGTCCCGGTGACCACGGTGATGCTCGACAACGCCGGGCACCTGCCGCTGGAGGACCCGGGGCTGCGGCAGATGGAGGACGCGATCGCCGACTTCGTGACGAGGTGCGGCGGTTCCTGA
- a CDS encoding DUF4352 domain-containing protein gives MRRITIAAALLTATLTVTATACSGDDDEVTTKPDTRSADSGTAKDEAEKDKGGNASGAKDSGAKDSGEADKDETGQDAEEAEDADKPQVAAVGDTITVKGFENGEQLAVTVKKFLDPAKGADEFNQPQSGKKWVAAQFELKNTGTKVYADSPGNGAQVADVQGQRFDAWFGEISAGPSMTSDANVPPGEKALGWIVFEIPTSSKITTVQFAMNSGFAQQTGQWKVS, from the coding sequence ATGAGACGCATAACCATCGCCGCCGCGCTGCTCACCGCCACGCTGACCGTGACCGCCACGGCCTGCTCCGGCGACGATGACGAGGTCACCACCAAGCCCGACACTCGCTCGGCCGACAGCGGCACGGCCAAGGACGAGGCCGAGAAGGACAAAGGCGGGAACGCTTCGGGCGCGAAGGACTCCGGCGCGAAGGATTCGGGCGAGGCGGACAAGGACGAGACCGGGCAGGACGCCGAGGAGGCCGAGGACGCCGACAAGCCGCAGGTCGCGGCGGTCGGTGACACCATCACCGTCAAGGGCTTCGAGAACGGCGAACAGCTCGCGGTGACCGTGAAGAAGTTCCTCGACCCCGCGAAGGGTGCGGACGAGTTCAACCAGCCCCAGTCCGGCAAGAAGTGGGTGGCCGCGCAGTTCGAGCTCAAGAACACCGGCACCAAGGTCTACGCGGACAGCCCCGGCAACGGCGCGCAGGTGGCCGACGTCCAGGGGCAGCGCTTCGATGCCTGGTTCGGCGAGATCTCCGCGGGGCCCTCGATGACCTCGGACGCCAATGTCCCGCCGGGTGAGAAGGCCCTCGGCTGGATCGTCTTCGAGATCCCCACCTCCTCGAAGATCACCACCGTGCAGTTCGCGATGAACTCCGGCTTCGCGCAGCAGACGGGGCAGTGGAAGGTTTCTTGA
- a CDS encoding type III polyketide synthase has product MATLCKPSVSVPEHVITLEETLGLARRRHTDHPQLPLALRLIENTGVRTRHLVRPIEETLRHPGFAARNKAYEEEAKARVPAVVEEALRNAGVGASDIGVIIYVSCTGFMMPSLTSWLINTMQFAPTTRQLPIAQLGCAAGGAAINRAHDFCTSYPESNALIVACEFCSLCYQPTDLGVGSLLSNGLFGDAVAATVVRGQGGTGVRLERNGSYLVPGTESWIAYDVRETGFHFLLDKRVPGTMEALAPALRSLAELHGWNASALDFYIVHAGGPRILDDLERILGIPAKAFRFSKATLTQYGNIASATVLDALRRLFEEGGAPHRASGLLAGFGPGITAEMALGRWSSADAVDSADAVDRDLSGVAALTREDLTLS; this is encoded by the coding sequence ATGGCGACGTTGTGCAAACCGTCGGTATCCGTGCCCGAGCATGTGATCACGCTGGAGGAAACCCTCGGCCTGGCCCGCAGACGGCATACCGACCATCCTCAACTGCCCCTGGCACTACGCCTGATCGAGAACACCGGAGTGCGGACCAGGCACCTCGTACGGCCGATCGAGGAGACCCTGAGGCACCCGGGCTTCGCCGCGCGCAACAAGGCCTACGAGGAGGAGGCGAAGGCGCGCGTCCCGGCGGTCGTGGAGGAGGCGCTGCGCAACGCAGGAGTGGGCGCCTCGGACATCGGCGTCATCATCTACGTCTCCTGCACCGGCTTCATGATGCCGTCGCTGACCTCGTGGCTGATCAACACCATGCAATTCGCCCCCACCACACGGCAGTTGCCGATCGCCCAGCTCGGCTGCGCCGCGGGCGGCGCGGCGATCAACCGCGCCCACGACTTCTGCACCAGCTACCCGGAGTCCAACGCACTGATCGTGGCCTGCGAGTTCTGCTCGCTCTGCTACCAGCCCACCGACCTCGGCGTCGGCTCCCTCCTGTCCAACGGCCTGTTCGGCGACGCGGTGGCCGCCACGGTGGTACGCGGACAGGGCGGCACCGGCGTCCGCCTGGAACGCAACGGCTCCTACCTGGTGCCCGGCACCGAATCCTGGATCGCCTACGACGTCCGCGAGACCGGATTCCACTTCCTGCTGGACAAGCGTGTGCCGGGCACCATGGAGGCCCTCGCGCCCGCACTGCGCTCCCTCGCGGAACTGCACGGCTGGAACGCCTCCGCACTGGACTTCTACATCGTGCACGCGGGCGGACCGAGAATCCTCGACGACCTCGAACGGATCCTCGGCATCCCGGCGAAGGCGTTCCGGTTCAGCAAGGCCACGCTGACCCAGTACGGCAACATCGCCAGCGCCACCGTCCTGGACGCCCTGCGCCGCCTGTTCGAGGAGGGCGGCGCCCCGCACCGGGCCAGCGGACTTCTCGCCGGATTCGGCCCCGGCATCACCGCCGAAATGGCGCTCGGCCGCTGGAGCAGTGCGGACGCCGTCGACAGCGCGGACGCGGTCGACCGGGACCTGAGCGGGGTGGCGGCGCTCACGCGGGAGGACCTCACCCTGTCGTAG
- a CDS encoding class I SAM-dependent methyltransferase, with translation MNGVQFASGARWEKHDDLYATPPPWDIGRPQPAFLALAEAGALRGRVLDVGCGTGEHVLMCAERELTATGIDLAPRALEQADEKARDRGLVARFLLHDALSLPALGESFDTILDCGLFHMLGDEERARFVAGLHTVLRPGGSLFLMCFSDRLTVDSPTRKVSREEIEDAFADGWRTDTIEPVDLHATFAPGVFPAWLATLTRI, from the coding sequence ATGAATGGTGTCCAATTCGCCTCCGGCGCGCGGTGGGAGAAGCACGACGATCTCTACGCCACCCCGCCGCCGTGGGACATCGGCCGTCCGCAGCCCGCGTTCCTCGCGCTGGCCGAGGCGGGTGCGCTCCGGGGCCGGGTACTGGACGTCGGCTGCGGTACCGGTGAGCACGTACTCATGTGCGCGGAGCGGGAGTTGACGGCCACCGGCATCGATCTCGCGCCGCGGGCGCTGGAGCAGGCGGACGAGAAGGCGCGCGACCGCGGCCTGGTGGCACGCTTCCTGCTGCACGACGCGCTGAGCCTGCCCGCGCTCGGGGAATCCTTCGACACGATCCTGGACTGCGGGCTGTTCCACATGCTCGGCGACGAGGAGCGCGCGCGTTTCGTCGCCGGTCTGCACACCGTGCTCCGGCCCGGCGGAAGCCTCTTCCTGATGTGCTTCAGCGACCGCCTCACCGTGGACAGCCCCACGCGGAAGGTCTCGCGGGAGGAGATCGAGGACGCGTTCGCCGACGGCTGGCGGACCGACACGATCGAGCCCGTCGACCTGCACGCCACGTTTGCCCCGGGCGTCTTCCCGGCCTGGCTGGCCACCCTCACCAGAATCTGA
- a CDS encoding cytochrome P450 codes for MTASPQTSTPQTDVPQTDTPQTGTCPYAAAPAEDGIGAPAQGLERLDFDPLLAASVRHPTPMRMRLPYGEGPAWLAGKYADVVKVTADERFRRGTRVDVARMAPSLIAEDTWLTRTDPPDHTRLRSAVAAVFGAKAMEKRRAGAERTAKDLLAKMLERERPADLVAEVLKPLSDGLVHDVVGIPASHRTRVIGWTRRFLSGAHDHDCTMTAKNAVIDNIAALVELRRNDLGDDVISHLIRAEDDGLVTRGELLGVAVQFHQFSAMRFSAAQVAYLLLTEEGLLGRLRAEPHMVPAAVEELLRVMPIIGAAGGGPRVTSCAVEVGGSVIPPRSTVYSSYVAANRDPAVYEDPDRVDIDRRAKRHLTFGYGPHHCPAAPLGRLALQALVGALAEQPHALSVVSEQVRWASGGAFRGPVKLPVTWRSG; via the coding sequence ATGACCGCCTCTCCGCAGACGAGCACCCCGCAGACCGACGTACCGCAGACAGACACACCGCAGACCGGCACCTGCCCCTACGCCGCCGCCCCCGCCGAGGACGGCATCGGCGCCCCGGCCCAGGGCCTCGAACGACTCGACTTCGACCCCCTGCTCGCCGCCTCCGTACGGCACCCCACCCCGATGCGGATGCGCCTGCCGTACGGCGAGGGCCCGGCCTGGCTCGCGGGCAAGTACGCGGACGTCGTCAAGGTGACCGCCGACGAACGTTTCCGCCGCGGCACCCGGGTCGACGTGGCGCGCATGGCCCCCAGCCTCATCGCGGAGGACACCTGGCTCACCCGCACCGACCCGCCCGACCACACCCGGCTGCGCAGCGCGGTGGCGGCGGTCTTCGGTGCGAAGGCCATGGAGAAGCGGCGGGCGGGGGCGGAGCGTACGGCCAAGGACCTGCTGGCGAAGATGCTCGAACGGGAGCGGCCCGCCGATCTCGTCGCGGAGGTCCTCAAACCGCTGTCCGACGGTCTGGTCCACGACGTGGTGGGGATCCCGGCGAGTCACCGGACGCGCGTCATCGGCTGGACGCGCCGGTTCCTCTCCGGCGCGCACGACCACGACTGCACGATGACGGCCAAGAACGCGGTCATCGACAACATCGCCGCCCTCGTCGAACTGCGGCGGAACGATCTCGGCGACGACGTGATCAGCCATCTCATCCGCGCCGAGGACGACGGACTGGTCACACGCGGGGAACTCCTGGGCGTGGCGGTCCAGTTCCACCAGTTCTCCGCGATGCGCTTCTCCGCCGCCCAGGTCGCCTACCTCCTGCTCACCGAGGAAGGACTGCTCGGGCGCCTGCGCGCGGAGCCCCACATGGTCCCGGCGGCGGTCGAGGAACTCCTCCGCGTGATGCCGATCATCGGCGCCGCGGGCGGCGGCCCGCGCGTGACGTCCTGCGCGGTGGAGGTCGGCGGATCGGTCATCCCGCCGCGGAGCACGGTCTACTCGTCCTACGTCGCCGCCAACCGCGACCCGGCGGTGTACGAGGACCCCGACCGCGTCGACATCGACCGCCGCGCGAAACGGCATCTGACCTTCGGCTACGGCCCGCACCACTGCCCCGCCGCGCCCCTCGGACGTCTCGCCCTGCAAGCCCTGGTCGGCGCCCTCGCCGAGCAGCCGCACGCACTGTCGGTCGTGTCCGAGCAGGTGCGGTGGGCCTCCGGCGGGGCGTTCCGTGGCCCGGTGAAGCTGCCGGTGACCTGGCGGTCCGGCTGA
- a CDS encoding acetylserotonin O-methyltransferase has protein sequence MFTQTTESPRGLLEMCMGPWAFKALAVAHDFDLFTLFAERGPLTVREVADHLGCARRPVEMLLTANASLGLLEVRDGTFGNAPVADAFLVKGKEQYFGGFIHQVNRRSYDGWGRLDEAVRSNQPVTWDPAAQKTAFESDPERVRMMQGAMHSLSRHSASVIAGVLDLSDSKRLLDVGGSICAYAIEFARKNPQLEIGVYDLPAVCELAEAKIDEADLRDRVSAIPGDFLTRELPEGYDTVFLSMILHDWQPQECRSLLRKAHRALAPGGRIIINELLVDDDKSGPYDAAMMSLNMLVNTVGRNYTAAEYAAWLVEAGFSEPERLPVDTVSSNGLLIATRLASGDSTRATA, from the coding sequence GTGTTCACGCAGACAACCGAGTCGCCGCGCGGCCTTCTCGAAATGTGCATGGGCCCCTGGGCGTTCAAGGCGCTCGCGGTCGCCCACGACTTCGACCTCTTCACGCTCTTCGCCGAGCGCGGGCCCCTGACGGTGCGCGAGGTGGCCGACCACCTGGGCTGCGCGCGCCGTCCGGTCGAGATGCTGCTCACCGCGAACGCCTCGCTGGGCCTGCTCGAAGTACGGGACGGCACGTTCGGCAACGCCCCGGTCGCCGACGCGTTCCTGGTGAAGGGCAAGGAGCAGTACTTCGGCGGCTTCATCCACCAGGTGAACCGCCGCTCGTACGACGGCTGGGGCCGACTCGACGAAGCCGTCCGGTCCAACCAGCCGGTGACCTGGGACCCGGCCGCCCAGAAGACGGCGTTCGAGTCCGACCCCGAGCGGGTCCGCATGATGCAGGGCGCCATGCACTCGCTCTCCCGCCACTCGGCCTCCGTGATCGCGGGCGTACTCGACCTGTCCGACAGCAAGCGGCTGCTCGACGTCGGCGGCAGCATCTGCGCGTACGCCATCGAATTCGCCCGGAAGAACCCGCAGTTGGAGATCGGCGTCTACGACCTGCCCGCCGTCTGCGAGCTGGCGGAGGCGAAGATCGACGAGGCCGACCTGCGCGACCGCGTCTCCGCGATCCCCGGCGACTTCCTCACCCGGGAACTGCCCGAGGGCTACGACACCGTCTTCCTCTCCATGATCCTGCACGACTGGCAGCCCCAGGAGTGCCGGTCCCTGCTGCGCAAGGCCCACCGTGCGCTGGCTCCGGGCGGGCGGATCATCATCAACGAACTGCTCGTCGACGACGACAAGTCCGGGCCGTACGACGCCGCGATGATGAGCCTCAACATGCTGGTGAACACGGTGGGCCGCAACTACACGGCCGCCGAGTACGCCGCCTGGCTGGTCGAGGCCGGGTTCAGCGAGCCCGAGCGGCTGCCGGTGGACACCGTCTCCTCGAACGGCCTGCTCATCGCCACCCGCCTGGCATCCGGCGACTCCACCCGGGCGACGGCATGA